In a genomic window of [Empedobacter] haloabium:
- a CDS encoding Lrp/AsnC ligand binding domain-containing protein, whose protein sequence is MLDKISKKILMELQSDGRISNVELAARVNLSPAACLERVRKLHESGYIMGYTAQLNPQLLDVSLLVFIEVVLDRTTPEVFDAFKHSVQVIPEVLECHMVAGGFDYLVKARVKDMAAYREFLGKTLLQKGVRETHTYAVMEEVKNTSKLPIK, encoded by the coding sequence ATGTTGGACAAGATCAGTAAAAAGATCCTGATGGAGCTGCAAAGCGATGGCCGGATCAGCAATGTGGAGCTGGCCGCGCGCGTCAACCTGTCGCCGGCGGCGTGCCTGGAACGGGTGCGCAAATTGCATGAGTCAGGGTACATCATGGGCTACACGGCCCAGCTCAATCCGCAGCTGCTCGACGTGTCGCTGCTGGTGTTCATCGAGGTCGTGCTGGACCGCACCACGCCGGAAGTGTTCGACGCCTTCAAGCATAGCGTACAAGTGATTCCGGAGGTGCTCGAATGCCATATGGTGGCCGGCGGCTTCGACTACCTCGTCAAGGCGCGCGTGAAGGACATGGCGGCCTACCGGGAATTCCTCGGCAAGACGCTGCTGCAGAAGGGCGTACGGGAGACCCACACGTACGCCGTGATGGAAGAAGTCAAGAACACCAGCAAGCTGCCGATCAAGTAA
- a CDS encoding ABC transporter substrate-binding protein encodes MKRTAIATAAFALCAMGLAFPAHAQVSGDTIKIGFITDMNGLYTDIDGAGGAEAIKMAIADAGVVIAGKKVEFISADHQNKADIAASKAREWFDQQGVDMLIGGTNSGANLAMAKVAADKKKIFISIGAGSSRLTNEECTPYTIHYAYDTVALARGTGAAIVKQGGKNWYFMTADYAFGHSLEKDTADVVKAGGGKVLGAVKHPLSASDFSSFLLQAQGSKAQILGLANAGGDAINSIKAANEFGVTKSMKLAGLLIFINDIHSLGLNATQGMYLTDGWYWDANADTRAWSKRYFAKMKKEPSMLQAADYSAASNYLKAVKAVGTDDSDKVMAYLKKTPINDMFAKNGVIRPDGRMVHDMYLMEVKKPSESKYPWDYYKLVATIPGEQAYMTKAESKCALWK; translated from the coding sequence ATGAAACGCACAGCTATCGCCACTGCCGCCTTTGCCCTCTGCGCAATGGGCCTCGCCTTCCCGGCCCACGCCCAGGTCTCGGGCGACACGATCAAGATCGGTTTCATCACCGACATGAACGGCCTGTACACCGATATCGACGGTGCCGGCGGCGCCGAGGCGATCAAGATGGCCATCGCCGACGCCGGCGTCGTCATCGCCGGCAAGAAGGTGGAGTTCATTTCCGCCGACCACCAGAACAAGGCCGACATTGCCGCCTCCAAGGCGCGCGAATGGTTCGACCAGCAAGGCGTGGACATGCTGATCGGCGGTACCAACTCCGGCGCCAACCTGGCCATGGCCAAGGTGGCGGCCGACAAGAAGAAAATCTTCATCTCGATCGGCGCCGGCTCCTCGCGCCTGACCAACGAGGAATGCACGCCCTACACGATCCACTACGCCTACGATACCGTGGCGCTGGCGCGCGGCACCGGCGCCGCCATCGTCAAGCAGGGCGGCAAGAACTGGTACTTCATGACGGCCGACTATGCGTTCGGCCACTCGCTGGAGAAGGACACGGCGGACGTCGTCAAGGCGGGCGGCGGCAAGGTGCTGGGCGCCGTCAAGCATCCCTTGTCCGCCTCCGACTTCTCGTCCTTCCTGCTGCAGGCGCAGGGGTCGAAGGCGCAGATCCTGGGCCTGGCCAACGCGGGTGGCGACGCGATCAACTCCATCAAGGCGGCCAACGAATTCGGCGTCACGAAAAGCATGAAACTGGCCGGCCTGCTGATCTTCATCAACGACATTCACTCGCTGGGCCTGAACGCAACGCAGGGCATGTACCTGACGGATGGCTGGTACTGGGACGCCAACGCCGACACGCGCGCCTGGTCGAAGCGCTATTTCGCCAAGATGAAGAAGGAGCCATCGATGCTGCAGGCCGCCGATTACTCGGCCGCGTCGAACTACCTGAAGGCCGTCAAGGCGGTGGGCACCGACGATTCCGACAAGGTCATGGCCTACCTGAAGAAAACCCCGATCAACGACATGTTCGCCAAGAACGGCGTGATCCGCCCGGACGGCCGCATGGTGCACGACATGTACCTGATGGAAGTGAAAAAGCCGTCGGAATCGAAATACCCTTGGGACTACTACAAGCTGGTCGCGACGATCCCGGGCGAGCAGGCCTACATGACGAAGGCCGAGTCCAAGTGCGCGCTGTGGAAATGA
- a CDS encoding 5'-methylthioadenosine/adenosylhomocysteine nucleosidase, with translation MTSTISDKKIRLGIISALAEEQEGLIDVMQDAVTLTHGMREYTIGKLWNIDTVAVLSRIGKVAGAMTAAMLVEKFEVTHIIFTGVAGSADVTVRVGDVVVAEALVQHDMDASPLFPRFEVPLTGLTRLPSDLRLSDQLAGAARRFLASEPASIKLHRGTIGSGDQFINDSVRIATLKERLPDLLAVEMEGAAVAQVCFELNIPFAVIRTISDNANEDAATDFMHFVKTVASRYAFGILEEFCKAYVSSTVDNAEVLHNLS, from the coding sequence ATGACTTCGACGATTTCGGACAAAAAAATACGGTTGGGCATCATTTCCGCGCTGGCGGAAGAGCAGGAGGGGCTGATCGACGTCATGCAGGACGCGGTCACGCTGACACATGGCATGCGTGAATACACGATTGGCAAGCTGTGGAATATCGATACCGTCGCGGTACTGTCGCGAATCGGCAAGGTCGCCGGCGCCATGACGGCAGCAATGCTTGTGGAGAAGTTCGAGGTTACCCACATCATCTTTACGGGCGTGGCCGGCAGCGCCGACGTTACCGTCCGCGTGGGCGACGTCGTCGTGGCGGAAGCGCTGGTGCAACACGATATGGACGCTTCCCCGCTGTTTCCCCGTTTCGAGGTGCCGCTGACGGGACTGACACGGTTGCCCAGCGACTTGCGCTTGTCGGATCAGCTGGCTGGCGCTGCCCGGCGTTTTCTTGCAAGCGAGCCGGCCAGCATCAAGCTGCACCGCGGCACCATTGGGAGCGGCGATCAGTTCATCAACGACAGCGTAAGGATTGCAACGTTGAAAGAGCGCCTGCCGGATCTGCTGGCGGTGGAAATGGAAGGCGCCGCGGTGGCGCAGGTGTGTTTCGAGCTGAACATCCCGTTCGCGGTCATCCGCACAATTTCCGATAACGCGAACGAAGACGCCGCCACCGATTTCATGCATTTCGTAAAAACGGTGGCCTCGCGCTACGCGTTCGGCATCCTGGAAGAGTTCTGCAAGGCGTACGTATCGTCGACTGTGGACAACGCCGAAGTTCTCCACAACCTCTCCTGA
- a CDS encoding ABC transporter ATP-binding protein encodes MPPPAPGAAAASVALELSHLQAWYGESHILHDVNISVRQGEVVTLLGRNGAGRTTTLRAIMGLTGARKGSIKVNGKEAIGLPTHQVAHLGIGYCPEERGIFSSLSTEENLMLPPVLKTGNKGMSIDEIYEMFPNLKERRHSQGTRLSGGEQQMLAVARILRTGARLLLLDEISEGLAPVIVQGLARMIRTLKAKGYTIVMVEQNFRFAAPLADRFYVMEHGQIVETFAAAELEAKMPVLTELLGV; translated from the coding sequence ATGCCGCCGCCCGCGCCGGGCGCCGCCGCGGCCAGCGTGGCGCTCGAGCTCAGCCACCTGCAAGCTTGGTACGGCGAATCGCACATCCTGCACGACGTCAACATCTCGGTGCGCCAGGGCGAGGTCGTCACGCTGCTGGGCCGCAACGGCGCCGGCCGCACGACGACCTTGCGCGCCATCATGGGCCTGACCGGCGCGCGCAAGGGTTCCATCAAGGTCAACGGCAAGGAGGCGATCGGCCTGCCGACCCACCAGGTGGCGCACCTGGGCATCGGTTACTGCCCGGAGGAGCGCGGCATCTTCTCGTCGCTGTCGACCGAGGAAAACCTGATGCTGCCGCCGGTGCTCAAGACCGGCAACAAGGGCATGAGCATCGACGAGATCTACGAGATGTTCCCGAACCTGAAGGAACGCCGCCACAGCCAGGGCACGCGCCTTTCCGGCGGCGAACAGCAGATGCTGGCCGTGGCCCGCATCCTGCGCACGGGCGCCCGCCTGCTGCTGCTCGACGAGATTTCCGAGGGCCTGGCGCCGGTTATCGTGCAGGGCCTGGCGCGCATGATCCGCACCTTGAAGGCCAAGGGCTACACGATCGTCATGGTCGAGCAGAACTTCCGCTTTGCCGCACCGCTGGCGGACCGGTTTTACGTGATGGAGCACGGCCAGATCGTCGAGACGTTTGCCGCCGCCGAGCTGGAAGCCAAGATGCCGGTGTTGACCGAGCTCTTGGGCGTGTAA
- a CDS encoding GMC family oxidoreductase N-terminal domain-containing protein — MESAGQFDYIIVGAGTAGCVLANRLTQDAHVEVLLIEAGGRDDYVWIHIPVGYLHCIDNPRTDWLFRTEPDAGLGGRSLIYPRGKVLGGSSSINGMIYMRGQARDYDHWADVTGDPSWRWQEVLPLFRQSEDHYRGASDYHGAGGEWRVEKQRLSWEILDAFRQAAAETGIPATDDFNRGDNLGCGYFEVNQRRGIRWNTAKAFLRPATRRPNLTLMTGCHVERLLLERGDGGLVCRGVQFTGGGTRWTAHARRETLLCAGAIGSPQLLQLSGIGPAADLQRAGVTPLVDAPGVGENLQDHLQLRMVFRIQGAKTLNAMTRNWFGKLRIGLEYALFQSGPMSMAPSQLGAFARSHAHEPTPNLQYHVQPLSLERFGEPLHTFPAFTASVCNLRPTSRGHVRIASADSYAPPKITPMYLSTPEDRRVACAALGLTRRIAAAPALAKYRPEEFKPGIHYRTDEELAEAAGSIGTTIFHPVGTCRMGRAGDPLAVLDSQLRVRHVARLRVVDASVMPTITSGNTNAPVIMIAEKAARWLRSENGAGQHFQAVSP; from the coding sequence TTGGAATCGGCAGGACAGTTCGATTACATCATTGTCGGTGCCGGAACAGCCGGCTGCGTGCTGGCCAATCGCCTGACGCAGGATGCCCACGTCGAGGTACTGTTGATCGAAGCGGGCGGGCGCGACGATTACGTGTGGATCCATATTCCCGTCGGCTACTTGCACTGCATCGACAACCCGCGCACCGACTGGCTGTTCCGCACCGAGCCGGACGCCGGCCTGGGCGGGCGCAGCCTGATCTACCCGCGCGGAAAAGTGCTGGGCGGCAGTTCGTCCATCAACGGCATGATCTATATGCGCGGGCAGGCCCGCGATTACGATCACTGGGCCGACGTGACCGGGGACCCCAGCTGGCGCTGGCAGGAGGTGCTGCCGCTGTTTCGCCAGAGCGAGGATCACTATCGCGGTGCGTCCGATTATCATGGCGCGGGCGGCGAATGGCGCGTCGAAAAGCAGCGCCTGTCCTGGGAGATCCTGGACGCGTTCCGCCAGGCCGCGGCCGAGACCGGCATTCCCGCCACTGACGACTTCAACCGGGGCGACAACCTGGGCTGCGGTTATTTCGAAGTCAACCAGCGCCGCGGCATCCGCTGGAACACGGCCAAGGCCTTCCTGCGCCCCGCCACCCGGCGGCCGAACCTGACCTTGATGACGGGCTGCCACGTGGAACGGCTGCTGCTGGAGCGGGGCGACGGTGGCCTCGTCTGCCGCGGCGTGCAGTTCACCGGCGGCGGCACGCGCTGGACGGCGCATGCACGGCGCGAAACGCTGCTGTGCGCGGGCGCGATCGGCTCGCCCCAGTTGCTGCAGCTGTCCGGCATCGGCCCGGCCGCCGACCTGCAACGGGCCGGGGTAACGCCGCTCGTCGACGCACCCGGTGTCGGCGAGAACTTGCAGGATCACTTGCAGCTGCGCATGGTGTTTCGCATCCAGGGCGCGAAAACCTTGAACGCGATGACGCGCAACTGGTTTGGCAAGCTGCGCATCGGCCTGGAATATGCGTTGTTCCAGAGCGGGCCCATGTCGATGGCGCCCTCGCAGCTGGGGGCGTTTGCCCGCTCGCACGCGCACGAACCCACGCCCAACCTGCAATATCACGTGCAGCCGTTGTCGCTGGAACGCTTCGGCGAACCGCTGCACACGTTTCCCGCGTTCACCGCCAGCGTCTGCAACCTGCGGCCGACCTCACGTGGCCACGTGCGCATTGCGTCGGCCGATTCATATGCGCCGCCGAAGATCACGCCGATGTACCTCAGCACGCCTGAAGACCGCCGCGTCGCCTGCGCCGCACTGGGTTTGACGCGCCGCATCGCGGCCGCCCCCGCCTTGGCGAAATATAGGCCGGAGGAGTTCAAGCCGGGCATCCATTACCGTACCGACGAAGAGCTGGCAGAGGCGGCCGGGTCGATCGGCACGACGATTTTTCACCCCGTCGGCACCTGCCGGATGGGCCGCGCCGGCGATCCGCTGGCCGTGCTCGACAGCCAGTTGCGGGTGCGCCATGTAGCCAGGCTGCGGGTCGTGGACGCGTCGGTGATGCCGACGATCACCTCCGGCAATACCAACGCGCCCGTCATCATGATCGCCGAGAAAGCGGCCCGATGGCTCCGCTCGGAAAATGGTGCAGGACAGCATTTTCAGGCTGTTTCACCTTAG
- a CDS encoding nitronate monooxygenase, which yields MDLRSLFSYPIIQGPMAGGCNTPALVAAVSNAGALGSLAGSLLTPEKLRHQVNDIRALTNRPFLVNLFVQRTPHPTKEEVARAVELLRPVWSSLGWPDLALPFRWCEDFVAQFDTLVALKPAAASFTFDILSPQQVQRLHEAGIVVIGTATRVDEALAWQEVGADAVIASGIEAGGHRGTFIGDQRDATLGAVELLQGVVAAVRIPVISAGNIMTGADIGARLALGATAVQMGTAFLVTDESGIHPAYKHRLQHAGNAPTRLTRAFSGRYARGLENRFMQQMADVEDQVPPYPVQNALTGPIRFEAAKRGDSELMSLWCGTGVGRARRMSAGRLVETLVAEMQQP from the coding sequence ATGGATTTGCGGTCGTTGTTCTCTTACCCCATCATCCAGGGCCCGATGGCGGGCGGTTGCAACACCCCGGCGCTGGTCGCGGCCGTGTCGAATGCCGGTGCGCTGGGCTCCTTGGCCGGCTCGCTGCTGACGCCGGAAAAGCTGCGGCACCAGGTCAATGACATTCGTGCGCTGACCAACCGGCCGTTTCTCGTCAATTTGTTCGTGCAGCGCACGCCCCATCCAACCAAGGAAGAAGTGGCGCGTGCCGTCGAATTGCTGCGTCCAGTCTGGAGTTCGCTGGGCTGGCCAGACCTGGCGTTGCCGTTCCGCTGGTGCGAGGACTTCGTGGCCCAGTTCGATACACTGGTGGCGCTGAAACCGGCTGCCGCCAGCTTTACGTTCGACATCCTGTCACCGCAGCAGGTCCAGCGCCTGCATGAGGCCGGCATTGTCGTGATCGGTACCGCCACCCGGGTCGACGAAGCGCTTGCCTGGCAGGAGGTGGGCGCCGACGCCGTCATCGCATCCGGCATCGAGGCGGGCGGCCATCGCGGTACCTTTATCGGCGACCAGCGCGACGCGACCTTGGGTGCTGTCGAGCTGTTGCAAGGCGTCGTCGCGGCCGTGCGGATACCGGTGATCTCGGCTGGCAACATCATGACCGGGGCCGACATCGGCGCGCGGCTGGCGCTGGGCGCGACGGCGGTCCAGATGGGCACGGCGTTTCTCGTTACCGACGAATCCGGCATCCATCCCGCCTACAAACACCGGCTGCAACACGCGGGCAATGCGCCGACCCGGCTGACGCGGGCGTTCTCGGGACGCTATGCGCGCGGCCTGGAAAATCGTTTCATGCAACAGATGGCCGACGTCGAGGACCAGGTGCCGCCGTATCCGGTGCAAAATGCCCTGACGGGACCGATTCGTTTCGAAGCCGCCAAGCGGGGCGATTCGGAGCTGATGTCGCTGTGGTGCGGCACGGGCGTGGGGCGGGCGCGGCGCATGTCCGCTGGCCGGCTGGTCGAGACGCTGGTGGCGGAGATGCAACAACCTTGA
- the putA gene encoding trifunctional transcriptional regulator/proline dehydrogenase/L-glutamate gamma-semialdehyde dehydrogenase, whose protein sequence is MNAPIAPFAALQAEILRDPSPLRAAVTAAYRRDEPAAVQWLLGQVRDGGPDTTEQAQALARRLVTAVREKRTRASGVDALMHQFSLSSEEGVALMCLAEALLRIPDSATADRLIADKISKGDWRKHLGESPSLFVNAATWGLLVTGKLVSSSSEEKLGSAITRLIAKGGEPLIRKGVDLAMRMLGNQFVTGQTIEEAIRNGRDNEARGYRYSYDMLGEAALTEHDAANYYRSYETAIHAIGKASNGRGIRNGPGISVKLSALHPRYSRAQRDRVMTELLPRLRALVLLAKQYNIGLNIDAEEADRLELSLDLMEAMAHDPELAGFDGIGFVVQAYQKRCPFVIDYLVDLARRSGRKFMVRLVKGAYWDAEIKRAQVEGMPGYPVYTRKVYTDVSYLTCAQRLLAATDVIYPQFATHNAQTLSTIYTWAKQGGIDNYEFQCLHGMGETLYDQVVGENNLGKACRIYAPVGTHETLLAYLVRRLLENGANSSFVSQIVDESIPVERLIENPLAIARQLQGQPHPAIPLPRDLFGAERRNSAGIDLSNEETLREVSAALAMPRTWTAAPLLAGTAASGQAAAPVTNPAQRGDIVGHVTEATAEDVERALADAAAYAMDWQTVAPSVRADALLRAADLYEQHLLELMALAIREAGKSLPNAIAEVREAVDFLRYYAEQVRHEKNVLALGPVTCISPWNFPLAIFTGQVAAALAAGNVVLAKPAEQTPLIAHRAVTLLHEAGVPRAALQFLPGRGEVVGAGLCNDARVKGVIFTGSTEVAQLINRTLAKRAVAEHCDIPLIAETGGQNAMIVDSSSLPEQVVQDAISSAFDSAGQRCSALRVLFLQEDIADKTIRMLKGAMGELNIGSPDRLVTDIGPVIDTEAQQNLLSHIEHTKRSAVAHFSLGIPAGAAGTFVPPTVLEIRSLDELTKEVFGPVMHVIRYRRDELPKVVAAINASGFGLTLGVHSRIDETIDYIVSRAHVGNIYVNRNIVGAVVGVQPFGGEGKSGTGPKAGGPLYLKRLQRAAAPVEVHARQSSPSLDALAVWAKSKGKPQVATLAEQYACTTPLGTEILLPGPTGERNTLRYEARGAVACFAASQDVLLNQLAAVLATGNVAIVVPQTPAVVPGDLPDAVRDRVRVVADLATLKDSFQIALVDATLTATLRVPLAERDGALVSLIDTMEQGAIPLWRLIAERALCVNTTAAGGNASLMTLGA, encoded by the coding sequence ATGAATGCACCGATCGCTCCCTTTGCCGCCCTGCAGGCCGAAATCCTGCGCGACCCCAGCCCGCTGCGCGCGGCCGTGACCGCCGCCTACCGGCGCGACGAACCGGCGGCCGTGCAATGGCTGCTGGGCCAGGTCCGCGACGGCGGTCCCGACACGACGGAACAGGCGCAGGCGCTGGCCCGCCGGCTGGTGACGGCGGTGCGCGAGAAGCGCACGCGTGCCTCCGGCGTGGATGCGCTGATGCACCAGTTCTCGTTGTCGTCGGAGGAAGGCGTCGCACTGATGTGCCTGGCCGAAGCGCTGCTGCGCATTCCGGACAGCGCCACCGCCGACCGCCTGATCGCCGACAAGATCAGCAAGGGCGACTGGCGCAAGCACCTGGGCGAATCGCCTTCGCTGTTCGTCAACGCGGCCACCTGGGGCCTGCTCGTCACCGGCAAGCTGGTCAGCTCGAGCAGCGAGGAAAAGCTGGGCTCGGCCATCACGCGGCTGATCGCCAAGGGCGGCGAACCGCTGATCCGCAAGGGCGTCGACCTGGCCATGCGCATGCTGGGCAACCAGTTCGTGACGGGGCAAACCATCGAGGAAGCGATCAGGAACGGCCGCGACAACGAGGCGCGCGGCTATCGTTATTCGTACGACATGCTGGGCGAGGCGGCGCTGACGGAACATGACGCGGCCAACTACTACCGCTCGTACGAGACGGCGATCCATGCGATCGGCAAGGCGTCCAATGGCCGCGGCATCCGCAACGGCCCCGGCATTTCCGTCAAACTGTCGGCACTGCACCCCCGTTACAGCCGCGCCCAGCGCGACCGCGTGATGACGGAACTGCTGCCGCGCCTGCGTGCGCTGGTGCTGCTGGCCAAGCAGTACAACATCGGCCTGAACATCGACGCCGAAGAAGCGGACCGCCTGGAGCTGTCGCTGGACCTGATGGAAGCGATGGCGCACGACCCGGAACTGGCCGGCTTCGACGGCATCGGCTTTGTCGTCCAGGCTTATCAGAAACGTTGTCCGTTCGTGATCGACTACCTGGTCGACCTGGCGCGCCGCTCCGGCCGCAAGTTCATGGTGCGGCTGGTCAAGGGGGCCTACTGGGACGCGGAAATCAAGCGCGCCCAGGTGGAAGGCATGCCCGGCTATCCCGTCTACACGCGCAAGGTCTACACGGACGTGTCCTACCTGACCTGTGCCCAGCGCCTGCTCGCCGCGACCGACGTCATTTATCCCCAGTTCGCCACGCACAACGCGCAGACGCTGTCGACGATCTACACCTGGGCCAAGCAGGGCGGCATCGACAACTACGAATTCCAGTGCCTGCACGGCATGGGCGAGACGCTGTACGACCAGGTCGTCGGCGAAAACAACCTGGGCAAGGCCTGCCGGATCTACGCGCCGGTCGGCACGCACGAGACCCTGCTGGCCTACCTGGTACGCCGGCTGCTGGAAAACGGCGCCAACTCGTCGTTTGTCAGCCAGATCGTGGACGAAAGCATCCCGGTCGAGCGCCTGATCGAGAACCCGCTGGCCATTGCGCGCCAGCTGCAGGGCCAGCCGCACCCGGCCATTCCGCTGCCGCGCGACCTGTTCGGCGCCGAGCGCCGGAACTCCGCCGGCATCGACCTGTCCAACGAAGAGACGCTGCGCGAAGTCTCGGCTGCGCTGGCCATGCCGCGCACGTGGACCGCTGCGCCACTGCTGGCTGGCACGGCCGCGTCCGGCCAGGCCGCGGCGCCCGTGACCAATCCAGCGCAGCGGGGCGATATCGTCGGCCACGTGACGGAAGCGACCGCGGAAGACGTGGAACGCGCGCTGGCCGACGCGGCGGCGTATGCCATGGACTGGCAGACGGTGGCGCCCTCGGTGCGTGCCGACGCATTGCTGCGTGCGGCCGACCTGTACGAGCAGCACCTGCTGGAACTGATGGCGCTGGCCATCCGCGAGGCGGGCAAGTCGCTGCCGAACGCCATTGCCGAGGTACGGGAGGCGGTGGACTTCCTGCGCTATTACGCCGAGCAGGTACGGCACGAGAAAAACGTGCTGGCGCTGGGTCCTGTCACCTGCATCAGCCCGTGGAACTTCCCGCTGGCGATCTTTACGGGCCAGGTGGCGGCCGCGCTGGCGGCCGGCAATGTCGTGCTGGCCAAGCCGGCCGAACAGACACCGCTGATCGCCCACCGTGCCGTCACCTTGCTGCACGAGGCCGGCGTACCGCGTGCGGCACTGCAATTCCTGCCGGGTCGCGGCGAAGTGGTCGGCGCCGGCCTGTGCAATGACGCCCGCGTCAAAGGCGTCATCTTCACGGGCTCGACGGAAGTGGCGCAGTTGATCAACCGGACGCTGGCCAAACGCGCCGTGGCCGAGCACTGCGACATTCCGCTGATCGCGGAGACGGGTGGCCAGAACGCGATGATCGTCGATTCCTCGTCGCTGCCGGAGCAAGTGGTGCAGGATGCGATCTCGTCCGCGTTCGACAGCGCCGGCCAGCGTTGCTCGGCGCTGCGCGTGCTGTTCCTGCAGGAGGATATCGCCGACAAGACGATCCGCATGCTGAAGGGTGCGATGGGCGAACTGAACATCGGCAGCCCGGACCGCCTGGTCACCGACATCGGTCCCGTCATCGACACGGAAGCGCAGCAGAACCTGCTATCGCACATCGAACACACCAAGCGCTCGGCCGTGGCGCACTTCTCGCTTGGCATCCCGGCAGGCGCGGCCGGCACCTTCGTGCCGCCCACGGTGCTGGAAATCCGTTCGCTGGACGAGCTGACGAAAGAAGTGTTCGGCCCGGTCATGCACGTGATCCGCTATCGCCGCGACGAGCTGCCGAAGGTCGTCGCGGCGATCAACGCCAGCGGCTTCGGCCTGACCCTGGGCGTGCACTCGCGCATCGACGAGACGATCGACTACATCGTCTCGCGCGCTCACGTCGGCAACATCTACGTCAACCGCAACATCGTCGGCGCGGTCGTCGGTGTGCAGCCGTTCGGCGGCGAAGGCAAGTCCGGCACGGGTCCGAAGGCAGGCGGGCCGTTGTACCTGAAGCGGCTGCAGCGCGCGGCGGCACCGGTCGAGGTGCATGCGCGCCAGTCGTCGCCGAGCCTGGACGCCCTGGCCGTGTGGGCCAAGAGCAAGGGCAAGCCGCAGGTGGCCACGCTGGCCGAGCAGTACGCCTGCACGACGCCGCTGGGCACGGAAATCCTGCTGCCGGGTCCGACCGGCGAGCGCAACACCTTGCGCTACGAAGCGCGCGGCGCCGTGGCCTGCTTCGCGGCCAGTCAGGACGTGCTGCTGAACCAGCTGGCCGCCGTGCTGGCGACCGGCAACGTCGCCATTGTCGTGCCGCAGACGCCGGCCGTCGTCCCTGGCGACCTGCCCGATGCGGTGCGCGACCGCGTGCGGGTCGTGGCCGACCTGGCCACATTGAAAGACAGCTTCCAGATCGCGCTGGTGGACGCCACCTTGACGGCAACGCTGCGCGTGCCGCTGGCCGAGCGCGACGGCGCGCTGGTCAGCCTGATCGACACGATGGAGCAGGGCGCGATCCCGCTGTGGCGCCTGATCGCCGAGCGCGCGTTGTGCGTCAACACGACGGCGGCAGGCGGCAACGCCAGCCTGATGACGCTGGGCGCATAA
- a CDS encoding ABC transporter ATP-binding protein: MSDFILETRSLTKEFKGFTAVNDVNLKVQRGHIHALIGPNGAGKTTCFNLLTKFLVPTSGQILFNGRDITSARPAQIARMGIIRSFQISAVFPHLTVLQNVRIGLQRQLGTTFHFWRSERSLDTLNGRAMQLLAEVDLTSFADTITADMPYGRKRALEIATTLAMEPELMLLDEPTQGMGHEDVHRVTELIKKVSQGRTILMVEHNMSVVSGICDKISVLQRGAMLAEGSYADVSKNPQVMEAYMGTEASELAGAH, from the coding sequence ATGTCGGACTTCATCTTGGAAACAAGAAGCTTGACCAAGGAATTCAAGGGCTTCACGGCCGTCAACGACGTGAACCTGAAGGTCCAGCGTGGGCATATCCACGCACTGATCGGCCCCAACGGCGCCGGCAAGACCACCTGCTTCAACCTGCTGACGAAATTCCTCGTGCCCACGTCCGGGCAGATCCTGTTCAATGGCCGCGACATCACGTCCGCCCGGCCCGCCCAGATCGCGCGCATGGGCATCATCCGCTCGTTCCAGATCTCGGCCGTCTTCCCGCACCTGACGGTGCTGCAAAACGTGCGCATCGGCCTGCAGCGCCAGCTGGGCACCACCTTCCACTTCTGGCGCAGCGAACGCTCGCTCGACACCTTGAACGGGCGCGCCATGCAGCTGCTGGCCGAAGTGGACCTGACGTCGTTCGCGGACACGATCACGGCCGACATGCCGTACGGCCGCAAGCGCGCGCTGGAGATCGCCACGACCTTGGCGATGGAGCCGGAACTGATGCTGCTCGACGAGCCCACCCAGGGCATGGGCCACGAGGACGTGCACCGGGTGACGGAACTGATCAAGAAGGTGTCGCAAGGGCGCACTATCCTGATGGTGGAGCACAATATGAGCGTCGTGTCCGGTATCTGCGACAAGATTTCGGTACTGCAGCGCGGCGCGATGCTGGCCGAGGGCAGCTATGCCGACGTCTCGAAAAATCCACAGGTGATGGAGGCTTATATGGGCACCGAAGCGAGCGAACTGGCGGGAGCGCACTGA